The Argiope bruennichi chromosome 9, qqArgBrue1.1, whole genome shotgun sequence genome contains a region encoding:
- the LOC129984371 gene encoding protein obstructor-E-like — translation MAKLTCFLVLVVVVLVCAEAIRIDPVQPASSRRGKYFPEITRNDPRCKNGTGMFPDPKDCTKYIKCVNGDSQEKKCPEDFKYDSIRHCIPPDDNPDCGRKTLRSHLDVDEKCPESYGIFPVKSDCHKFMVCNDGIPIIKTCPEKYVYRDANGACIEGDKCPDEASEESVCKRANQLLPDGLNCRRYIKCVNFQPLKKECPPGTAFDPKKHRCTKDQLEQCKNNDILNNVE, via the exons ATGGCGAAATTGACGTGTTTTCTCGTTCTGGTCGTGGTAGTTTTGGTGTGCGCTGAAGCTATTCGAATTGATCCAGTTCAGCCAGCTTCCAGCAGGCGTGGAAAGTACTTTCCAGAGATTACGAGGAATGATC caagATGCAAAAATGGAACAGGAATGTTCCCAGACCCGAAAGATTGCACGAAGTACATCAAATGCGTAAATGGTGACAGCCAAGAAAAGAAGTGCCCTGAGGACTTCAAGTATGATTCTATCAGACACTGTATCCCTCCAGATGATAATCCAGACTGCGGAAGGAAAACACTTAGAAGTCATTTGGATG TGGATGAAAAGTGCCCAGAATCCTATGGAATTTTCCCAGTAAAGTCTGACTGCCACAAATTCATGGTCTGCAATGACGGCATTCCAATTATTAAGACTTGTCCTGAGAAGTATGTCTATAGAGATGCTAATGGTGCTTGCATCGAGGGGGATAAATGTCCTGATGAAGCAA gtGAGGAATCTGTATGCAAAAGAGCAAACCAACTTTTACCTGATGGGTTGAACTGTCGAAGGTACATAAAATGTGTCAACTTCCAGCCATTAAAGAAAGAGTGTCCACCTGGAACGGCCTTTGATCCCAAAAAGCACAGATGCACCAAAGATCAGCTGGAACAATgcaaaaataatgacattttgaataatgttgaataa